A stretch of the Cheilinus undulatus linkage group 11, ASM1832078v1, whole genome shotgun sequence genome encodes the following:
- the emd gene encoding emerin (Emery-Dreifuss muscular dystrophy): protein MSLSEKTDEEISDLLTEYGIKHGPIVDSTRHLYQKKLEKAMEGAAGEASSDKTYYREEEEEVTYITYHHSQARQEPVGDMLLKRRGNVDTEEEEEEEEESEQETEEPPVQVTHRSANHSAVRSKKPVKKSGGCMGKFIRLLLLVAVLAGAYYAYTQMVDEQGEEKPAGIQ, encoded by the exons ATGTCTCTGAGTGAGAAGACCGATGAGGAGATCAGCGACTTACTGACGGAGTATGGGATCAAACATGGACCGATCGTAG actccACTCGCCATCTGTACCAGAAGAAGCTGGAGAAGGCGATGGAGGGCGCCGCAGGGGAAGCGTCGTCTGATAAAACCTACTACAGAGAGGAGG AGGAGGAGGTGACCTACATCACGTACCACCACAGCCAG GCCAGACAGGAACCTGTAGGAGACATGCT gctCAAACGGCGAGGAAACGTGgacacagaggaagaggaggaggaggaggaggagtctgAGCAGGAAACAGAAGA ACCCCCCGTTCAGGTGACCCAcagatcagccaatcacagcgcaGTACGGTCCAAGAAGCCGGTGAAGAAGTCCGGAGGCTGCATGGGGAAGTTCATCCGTCTGCTTCTGTTGGTCGCCGTGTTAGCAGGCGCTTACTACGCTTACACTCAGATGGTCGACGAGCAAGGAGAAGAGAAACCGGCAGGGATCCAgtga
- the mrpl49 gene encoding mitochondrial ribosomal protein L49, whose protein sequence is MAASITLRSSVLRRSLLGSLRLSAPSAGLRRCSSAPDQTQSGIIESTEEYRFVERLIPPSRVPAPPKHSGPAPSGWIPPPESPPDLPYMIRRSRMHNIPVYTDLTHGNRKMTLVRKVEGDIWALEKDVKEFLKEVTGNDLPTQVNEVTMTLKVKGHFDVELKDWLAKKGF, encoded by the coding sequence ATGGCGGCCTCCATCACGCTCCGCTCCTCGGTGCTCCGCCGGTCTCTGCTCGGTTCTCTCCGCCTCTCCGCTCCCTCCGCGGGGCTCCGTCGGTGTTCTTCGGCTCCAGACCAGACACAGTCCGGGATTATAGAGTCCACGGAGGAGTACAGGTTCGTGGAGCGGCTCATCCCTCCGTCTCGAGTCCCCGCTCCGCCGAAACACTCCGGTCCTGCACCGTCAGGATGGATCCCTCCGCCGGAGTCTCCCCCGGACCTCCCCTACATGATCCGCCGCTCCCGCATGCACAACATCCCGGTGTACACCGACCTGACCCACGGTAACCGGAAGATGACGCTGGTACGGAAAGTGGAAGGGGACATTTGGGCTCTGGAGAAGGACGTGAAGGAGTTCCTAAAGGAGGTGACCGGAAATGACCTGCCCACTCAGGTGAACGAGGTCACCATGACcctaaaggtcaaaggtcactttGATGTGGAGCTCAAGGACTGGTTGGCAAAGAAAGGATTCTGA
- the si:dkey-93l1.9 gene encoding ninjurin-1 has translation MDPDCRLNGGEGILLNKPGDIEAGTSCSGKRQRPMNINHYATKKSAAQSMLDVALLMANSSQLKTVLYVGPHYRFYIPLIVLLSLSITLQVIVGLLLVFIVKYDLNDVRKHAKLNRMNNVATVFVFFTVLINIFITALGFEGYSARSLGTPEMSIQEPQILPVPPLDLNMTGPL, from the exons ATGGACCCTGACTGCAGACTGAACGGAGGAGAGGGGATCCTTCTGAACAAACCCGGAGATATCGAG GCTGGGACTTCCTGCTCAGGTAAACGCCAGCGCCCCATGAACATCAACCACTACGCCACGAAGAAGAGCGCGGCCCAGAGCATGCTGGACGTGGCCCTGCTGATGGCCAACTCGTCCCAGCTGAAGACGGTCCTCTACGTGGGGCCCCACTACCGCTTCTACATCCCCCTCATCGTCCTGCTGTCGCTCTCCATCACGCTGCAGGTCATCGTGGGGCTGCTGCTCGTCTTCATCG TGAAGTACGATCTGAACGACGTGAGGAAACACGCAAAGCTGAACCGCATGAACAACGTGGCCACGGTCTTCGTCTTCTTCACCGTCCTCATCAACATCTTCATCACGGCGCTGGGCTTCGAGGGATATTCTGCCAG GTCTTTAGGAACACCTGAGATGTCGATTCAGGAGCCTCAAATTCTCCCAGTTCCACCTCTTGACCTGAACATGACGGGACCACTGTAG